A single window of Geitlerinema sp. PCC 9228 DNA harbors:
- a CDS encoding triacylglycerol lipase, translating into MRKREPFWQPTQEKNSQNQRHPVLLVHGIWRQSGVFAHLSAYLQRRGWSVYTCDLSPNLGTARLEFLAQQVENYIRQQFSPQQPIDLVGLSMGGLVTRYYVQRLGGIQRVRRFVTISAPHHGTNMASLLNFTTYRQMRPNSDFLQDLNRDMDVLGNLQFSSIWTPWDFIIVPASSSRMPVGREFKVPVVAHGFMVRHPRSMAAVAEALSVPVEV; encoded by the coding sequence ATGAGAAAACGAGAACCTTTTTGGCAACCCACTCAGGAGAAAAATTCCCAAAACCAACGCCATCCCGTCTTGCTGGTACATGGAATTTGGCGGCAGTCGGGGGTTTTTGCCCACCTATCTGCTTATTTGCAACGACGGGGATGGTCCGTTTATACCTGCGATTTGTCTCCTAACTTGGGAACGGCACGTTTGGAATTTCTGGCACAGCAAGTGGAAAACTACATTCGGCAGCAGTTTTCTCCCCAACAACCCATCGATTTGGTGGGATTGAGCATGGGAGGTTTGGTGACCAGATATTACGTACAGCGATTGGGAGGTATCCAGCGAGTACGGCGTTTTGTCACCATTTCTGCGCCCCATCACGGCACCAATATGGCTTCTTTGCTGAATTTTACGACGTACAGGCAAATGCGTCCTAACAGCGATTTTTTGCAGGATTTAAATCGAGATATGGATGTGTTGGGGAACTTGCAATTTAGCTCGATTTGGACCCCTTGGGATTTTATTATCGTACCAGCGAGCAGTTCCCGGATGCCTGTAGGTCGAGAATTCAAAGTACCCGTGGTGGCACACGGGTTTATGGTCAGACATCCCCGGAGTATGGCAGCAGTGGCTGAGGCTTTGTCGGTGCCTGTAGAGGTCTAA
- a CDS encoding VOC family protein — MAEAIFHLAFPVGNIPDTKAFYVEGLGCQLGREAPQSVILNLYGHQIVAHVTSQPEPPQKGIYPRHFGLVFTEEADWEALVARAKEQNLHFYIEPKRRFPETAIEHRTFFLQDPFGNLLEFKYYVHPEAIFGDRELAQVGEQ, encoded by the coding sequence ATGGCAGAAGCAATCTTTCATTTGGCATTCCCCGTCGGCAACATTCCAGATACCAAGGCGTTTTACGTGGAAGGGTTGGGATGCCAGCTCGGTCGCGAAGCCCCGCAATCGGTTATTTTAAACTTATACGGGCATCAAATTGTCGCCCACGTTACCTCGCAACCGGAACCGCCGCAAAAAGGGATTTATCCCCGTCATTTCGGTTTGGTCTTTACGGAGGAGGCAGATTGGGAAGCCTTGGTGGCAAGGGCAAAAGAACAGAATTTACATTTCTATATCGAACCCAAACGGCGTTTTCCTGAAACCGCGATCGAACACCGCACGTTTTTCCTGCAAGACCCCTTTGGCAATTTATTAGAATTTAAATACTATGTGCATCCAGAAGCCATTTTTGGCGATCGCGAATTGGCTCAAGTAGGGGAACAATAG